In Apium graveolens cultivar Ventura chromosome 10, ASM990537v1, whole genome shotgun sequence, the following are encoded in one genomic region:
- the LOC141691416 gene encoding uncharacterized protein LOC141691416 produces the protein MIRLSEGLTPHLGGRLWQQYVVDAFTVIERYRLDWIRDHQTTIRSDLYHNTRDAMQKGDRNPSNIGKAIILPASFTRSKHYMTQYFKDSLAICRTLGHPLLFLTMTTNTKWPEIQHMLKYMPNVDVADAPDVVARCGFPIYKRRRTGIIINKKGVNLDNRFVVPFNRDLLVHFQCHMNLEICNNSRSLKYLSKYCLKGHDTATMCSRKTRTSTSATIPKKAPKGPIDEVKHFLDGRYVCASEAFWRIFAFDIHSRWPSVERLPIHLPGENHVSFKAGDVLEDVCDKEI, from the exons ATGATACGTCTTTCAGAAG GTTTGACACCACATCTTGGAGGTCGTTTATGGCAGCAATATGTTGTGGATGCTTTCACTGTAATTGAGCGGTACAGATTGGACTGGATTAGAGACCATCAAACTACTATAAGATCTGACCTCTACCATAATACCAGAGATGCAATGCAAAAGGGAGATAGAAATCCATCCAATATTGGTAAAGCAATCATTCTTCCCGCTTCATTCACCAGAAGTAAGCATTATATGACTCAGTATTTTAAAGACTCATTAGCAATATGTCGAACTTTAGGACATCCTTTATTGTTCCTTACTATGACCACTAATACAAAATGGCCCGAAATTCAGCACATGTTAAAATATATGCCTAATGTTGATGTTGCTGATGCACCTGATGTTGTAGCTAGA TGTGGATTCCCCATATATAAAAGAAGGAGGACTGGAATTATCATTAACAAGAAGGGAGTCAATCTTGATAATCGCTTTGTTGTCCCATTCAATCGCGATCTTTTGGTGCATTTTCAATGTCACATGAATCTGGAGATTTGCAATAATTCaagatcattaaagtacctttcCAAATACTGTCTAAAGGGTCATGACACGGCAACAATGTGTTCGAGGAAAACACGTACAAGTACTTCTGCAACAATCCCAAAAAAAGCACCAAAAGGTCCGATTGATGAGGTAAAACATTTTTTGGATGGGAGATATGTTTGCGCGTCAGAAGCATTTTGGAGGATATTTGCTTTTGACATTCATTCCCGTTGGCCATCGGTAGAGAGGTTACCGATACATTTACCAGGCGAGAACCATGTTTCGTTTAAGGCTGGAGATGTCTTGGAGGATGTTTGCGACAAGGAAATATAA
- the LOC141691415 gene encoding uncharacterized protein LOC141691415, which yields MLLLRKKGSMSFEDLKTFNGHIHETFKEACAALGLLQNDNQWHEAISENSHTLLPPQLCAMFVNILAYSPISDPLRLWEANWQCLSDGVLIVRRYMLNDLHLYLLDEDLKNDALAEIEKLCNDIGKSLKDYATMPFPSGVYFSNVVNRLLQDETSYHKEELKILHEKNHGMLNPEQKNVYDSIIQNVYNKVGGVFFVYGSGGCEGKIVLPVASCGIAAVLLPSGRTAHSRFHIPLKLDQDSTAGIRHGTDIAELIQQTDLIIWDEVPMQHRHAFESVDHSLRDIMSAIDKRRANKPFGGITVVFGGDYRQILPVIPKASRAEIVGSTLNKSKIWEFFQVFLLKKNMWLHAGNTEMENKVIADFSKWQLLVGDGKVENFSPDADTSEKLIKIPDQYVVHTTQNPI from the exons ATGCTGTTACTTAGGAAGAAAGGTTCCATGTCTTTTGAAGATCTTAAAACTTTTAATGGACACATCCACGAAACATTCAAGGAAGCTTGTGCGGCCCTTGGTCTTCTACAAAATGATAACCAATGGCATGAAGCAATTTCCGAGAACTCCCATACATTATTGCCTCCACAGTTATGTGCAATGTTTGTCAATATTTTGGCATATAGTCCTATTTCAGATCCACTTAGACTTTGGGAAGCTAATTGGCAATGTCTGTCAGACGGTGTTCTCATCGTCAGGCGATATATGCTTAATGATCTTCATCTATACCTATTAGACGAAGATTTGAAGAATGATGCACTTGCAG AAATTGAAAAATTATGTAATGATATCGGGAAGAGTTTGAAGGACTACGCGACAATGCCATTTCCAAGTGGAGTTTATTTTAGCAATGTTGTTAACAGACTACTCCAAGATGAAACTTCATATCATAAAGAAGAACTCAAAATTTTGCATGAAAAGAATCATGGAATGCTCAACCCTGAACAGAAGAACGTTTACGATTCTATCATACAAAATGTTTATAATAAGGTAGGTGGTGTCTTCTTTGTATATGGAAGTGGAGGATGCG AAGGAAAGATTGTACTTCCTGTTGCCTCATGTGGAATAGCAGCCGTATTGTTGCCAAGTGGTAGAACTGCACATTCAAGATTCCATATTCCTTTGAAACTTGATCAGGATAGTACAGCCGGAATCAGACATGGAACCGATATTGcagaattaatccaacaaacTGATTTGATCATTTGGGATGAAGTGCCAATGCAACATCGTCATGCCTTTGAATCTGTTGACCATTCTTTGAGGGATATAATGTCTGCTATTGACAAAAGGAGAGCAAATAAGCCATTTGGTGGTATCACAGTAGTTTTTGGCGGAGATTATAGGCAGATTTTACCCGTGATTCCAAAGGCATCCAGAGCTGAAATAGTAGGTTCCACCCTCAATAAATCAAAGATTTGGGAATTTTTCCAAGTTTTTTTACTTAAGAAAAATATGTGGCTTCATGCAGGAAATACAGAAATGGAGAATAAGGTTATAGCGGATTTCAGTAAATGGCAGCTTTTAGTTGGTGATGGTAAAGTTGAGAACTTTAGTCCTGATGCAGACACTAGTGAAAAGCTAATAAAGATTCCAGATCAATATGTTGTTCATACCACGCAAAATCCTATATAA